gatttattttatttatttatttctccccacccctcattttgctttgtctgtctgttgtgtgctggtcttcttttctttctttctttcttttttttttggaggcactgggaactgaacccaggacctctgatgtgggagggaggcacccaatcgcttgagccacctctgctcccctagACTAATAATTATATTAGGAATTAGAAAGGTATTCAAAGAGCTATCCCTTAAATGGCATCAGGTCCAAATGGTTTTataggtgaattccaccaaacttACATAGAACAGAAAATTCCTATGATCTATAAATTGTTCCAGAGAATATAGTTTTCCAACATATTTTACAAGGCTGGCATAACCctgataacaaaataaaacaaacaaaatatccaaaGCCCTTCAAAAGAAATTGATGGACCATGAGTATCTTCAAGCTTAGATGTGAACAAATCAACCGAGAATTATATTAAAAGAACCATTCCTAAGGACCAAGTAGGGTTAATCCCAAGCATTCAAAgaggcaaaatttgaaaaagcATTACCTTAATTCAAGACATTGACATTTGAagaaggcaaaacataggatcaTTGCTGTAGATGCCAAAGCATATATATCTCTTCTATATTTGGAAAAGCCTTCAACTTAGGAATCTCTGGAGAAGCAGAACCTGCCTCCTGTTACCTAAGCTGAAAATGTCAGATAGGAGCTTTCCCAGACAGCCTTGCAGCTGGGTCACAGGCACATGACTAATAAGACACACCTAGACTCTGGATCAGGAGCTAATATCACAGAGAAGTGGGGATGATCCTCTCTCCACAGCAGTGGTGGTTGTGGTAGCACTGAGTCCCTGGCCCAGCAGCTGTAGCAGTGCAAACTTCAGGGACCTGATCTTGCAGCAGGAGCAGAGTTTTGCTCACCAGACTGGTTCTGCAACCTGGTTCTGGGCACCGTTCCTGGCTACATAGCTCCAAGCCTGGATCTCCAGCTGTCACTGAGAATTCCATGAAGTAGCCAATGCATTTTGAATAAATACCTTTCCAGCCTAAATTAGCCAGAACATTTTCTGTTGCTTACAACTAAATGGCCTAACATATCAACGAAGTAAAAATCAACATCTTCAGGGGCCCCTACTCCACATCAGAGTTTCTCTCTGTGCAACCTTCCTCCTCTCTTCCTGCTGCTAACTGCCTCATCTTCTCCACATATTTTAACACTGTTTTTGCAGCCAGCAAATTATATAAACAACATGTCTCTCTGGCTCAAGTGCCTACCCCTGGTCTAGTCACAGGGGTGGCAGGTAGGGACAGGCTCATGTGGTGACATGGGTGCCCTGGCTGGGGGACAATCAATGGGGTATCCTCATTTCGAGAAGGAGCGGTGCACCAACAGACAAGGTGGCCGACTTCCTGAATTAGGCATCTCACCTGGCCTTGGGAAGTCAGAAAAGGCTTCCCAGAGGAAGAAAGTCTGAGCTACAACTTGCTAGAAGAGTAAGAGGCAGAAGGGGGTAAGGGGTGAGGAGAAACTGCAGGTACAGGAAACAGGGTGATCCAGAGTGAAGGGTGGAGGGGTAAGAGATGGGGCTGGACAGGTAGGTAAGAATCGGCTCATGTAGGCTCCTAGAGGCCATGTTAGGAATTTTAGACTTCCTCCTGAGAGCTCTAAGGGGCCACTGATGAGTTTTAAGCAGTGTCTGAAAGACCACTCTGATGAGGTATAGAGAGAAGAGAAATCGGGAAGTTAGGAAGTCAGATGGGAGGCTGCAGCCTGGACACAGAATGGTGGCAGTCGTGATGGGGAGAAGTGGATTCTGAAAGAGATCAGGAGGTAAAATCATCAGGACTTGCTGCTAGGCTGAATGTGGGGATGAAGGAGGGGAGGACTTAGGGACTACCAGGGTTTTGGGTTGTTCTGATGGATTGGATAGATAAATGAGTGGATGGAGAATGCAGGAGGAGAAGCTATTTGGAGAGAGATGATGCACGAGATTTCGAACATACTATTATAGTGCCTGTTGGATGTCCAAGTGGAGAAGTCCAAAAAAAGAGTTGCACGTAGTTGTTTGAGCTAGAGATAAAGACTAGAGAGTCATGGAGGTATAAGTGGTGACTGAAGGTAGGGGAATGGATGAGGATAAGCTCAGGTGCTTGTGTAGCATAAGAAAAGAAGGAGTCCTAAGACCAAATGGTGGTATAGCAGGCTACTTCTTCAGAAAGGGCAGAGGAAGAAGAGTCTTCGAAGGAGATTGAGGACCAACTACAGTTGTAAGAGGAAAATCAGGAAAATTGCAGTGTCACAGAGGCAGAAGGGAGAGTCCAGGGGGAGTGATTGTGGGTATATAGGCTGCAGGAATCGAATAAGATTATAATGGAGAAGTGTCTACTGGATGCAGTGGAACAGAAGGCACTGGCAACCTTGGTGAGAACCAAGCCAATGGAGTAGTGGAGAAGAAACCAGCCCAGAGTGGGATGAGGAGGCAAAGAGAGGCAAGGCATGAAGACAGAGAAGATTAGGCAACTCTAAGAATGTAGCtgtgaaggagaggagagagagggtggCAGCAGGAGAGGCTTTTAGAAGATGAATGAGAGTGGTAGCTGAAGGAATCCATCCCCTTCTTCCAGGGTAGAAGGAAAGTGAGAGCCAAAAAGAGGGCTTGGGGGAAAGTTGTGGAGAGAGGTGATAAGGGTCTGTGTCCGGGAGGGAGACTCCGTTGCCTGGGTCACCAGGGTCCCTATCAAGCTGGCATTTCCTCCTCATCACCACCCTCTTTCCTGACCCTTTCTGGAAGAGAAGGAGCAAGTCACACCCTGGAAGAAGCTCTGTGCCTCCGGAGGTCTTTCTGGCTGCTGGTAAgctgaggctggggcaggggaaggaggagggctAAGGGAGGGATAAGAGCCAAGACCCAGGAGCTGGGGGCTTCGGCCTTCTGGGACAAGGgtgagagagggggtggggagccTAGGAGGTGTGGAAGCTGGGTTTCTGAAGGGATCCTGGGGGCTCTGGCAGGGCCTGGGGGAACGATGCCGGTGGCTGGCGGGACATCCACTCAAGCCTCCCTGGCCCACAGGTCCCCATGCCTCTCCTCCTCTTGCTGCTCCTGCTGCCAAGCCCCTTACACTCCCAATCCACCTGTGAGTTCTACAAAGTGGCCAACCAGGTGGAGGTGAACTGTGAGAATTTGCAGCTGAAGGCACTGCCTGCAGACCTTCCAGCAGACACCACGATCCTACGCCTGGGTCATAACCCCCTGGCCACCTTCTCTATGGCGTCCCTGGTGCCTCTGGCTCGCCTCACTCAGCTGCACCTGGATCACAGCCAGCTGGCTGAGCTGCAGGCGGACGAGACGCTGCCGCGCCTGGAGGTGCTGGATATATCCCACAATCAGTTGAAAAGCCTGCCCCCACTAGGGCGGGCACTGCCAGCCCTCTCTTCCTTGGACGTCTCCTACAACCGCCTGGCCTTGCTGTCTCCTGGCGCCCTGGATGGCCTGAGCCAACTCCAGGAGCTCTACCTGCGTGGCAATATGCTAAAGGCTCTGCCCCCACGGCTCCTGGCGCCCACGCCCCAGCTGAAGAAACTCAATCTGGCTGACAACGAGTTGAACGAGcttccccctggcctcctggaTGGGGTGGATGAGCTCGACACCCTCTACCTCCAAAACAACTGGCTGCACAGGATACCAAAGGGTTTCTTTGGGGACCTACTCCTGCCTTTCGCCTTCTTCCATGGCAACCCCTGGCATTGTGACTGTGACATTCTCTATTTCAGTCACTGGCTGAATGACAATATGTACAGTGTCTACGTATGGAAGGAGGGTGTGGATGTAAAGGCCATGACCCCCAATGTGACCAGTGTAAAATGTGCCACTAGTCTCATGGGACCCGTTTACACCTACAAAGGGACGGGCTGCCCCACCCCTGGTGATGGGGAGGAAGCAGGTGACTATGATAGCTACGAGGAAGGCGACTATGAAATCCATAAGGTGCCAGCCACTAGGGCTGTGGTCAGGTATTCTGCCAACACCGAAATCCAGCCAACCCCCTGGAGCCTGTCCTCCTTGCCTCCAACCCAAGAATATACTAAGAAACAAACTGTAGTCCCAGCCAAAGACGGCCTAGATCTCACCACATTCCCAAATACTGGAAAACTCATCACATTCTCCCAAACTGTAAAGCCTGCTACAGAGCCATCCCCAACCCCAACCACCCCTGAACCCACCACGACCCCGACCACGCCAGAACCCACCACGACCCCGACCACACCAGAACCCACCACGACCCCGACCACCCCTGAACCCACCACGACCCCGGACACCCCTGAACCCACCACGACCCCGACCACCCCAGAACCCACCACGACCCCGCTCACCCCTGAATCCACGACCCCGACCACCCCAGAACCCACCACGACCCCGACCACCCCAGAACCCACCACGACCCCGACCACCCCTGAACCCACCACGACCCCGACCACCCCAGAACCCACCACGACCCCGACCACCCCAGAACCCACCACGACCCCGACCACCCCAGAACCCACCATCTTCTCAGAAAACACAGAATCTATCTCACTCCCTCCTATCATAGGATCTACCACAGTGAACATCCCTGAAACTGTCAACCTCCCAAAGGTCAGGGGGTTAG
This genomic stretch from Dasypus novemcinctus isolate mDasNov1 chromosome 21, mDasNov1.1.hap2, whole genome shotgun sequence harbors:
- the GP1BA gene encoding platelet glycoprotein Ib alpha chain codes for the protein MPLLLLLLLLPSPLHSQSTCEFYKVANQVEVNCENLQLKALPADLPADTTILRLGHNPLATFSMASLVPLARLTQLHLDHSQLAELQADETLPRLEVLDISHNQLKSLPPLGRALPALSSLDVSYNRLALLSPGALDGLSQLQELYLRGNMLKALPPRLLAPTPQLKKLNLADNELNELPPGLLDGVDELDTLYLQNNWLHRIPKGFFGDLLLPFAFFHGNPWHCDCDILYFSHWLNDNMYSVYVWKEGVDVKAMTPNVTSVKCATSLMGPVYTYKGTGCPTPGDGEEAGDYDSYEEGDYEIHKVPATRAVVRYSANTEIQPTPWSLSSLPPTQEYTKKQTVVPAKDGLDLTTFPNTGKLITFSQTVKPATEPSPTPTTPEPTTTPTTPEPTTTPTTPEPTTTPTTPEPTTTPDTPEPTTTPTTPEPTTTPLTPESTTPTTPEPTTTPTTPEPTTTPTTPEPTTTPTTPEPTTTPTTPEPTTTPTTPEPTIFSENTESISLPPIIGSTTVNIPETVNLPKVRGLAQGNLDSSRDDPFLNPDFCCLLPLSLYVFGLFWLLLASVILVLLLTWVHHVAPQALPTAMHSTHLELQRGRQVIVSRAWLFFLRGSLPTFRSSLFLWVRPNGRVGPLLAGRRPSALSLGRGHDLLSTVGVRYSGHSL